The Terriglobales bacterium genome includes a window with the following:
- a CDS encoding FHA domain-containing protein, protein MTVECPKCGAKATFDEKRFVGKSKVQGRCPKCNQSFVVALPAAAATGTPGPPPPPGDLPKPPAGGVPAPWSMSAEDGGTRISVVRSDLHLPDGKVVSLSVIDGPFKGHLFRLSAPRVVVGRQSCDIVIDDPEISRQHCVVEVAGNRATLTDLNTTNGTFVEGQRVKSHELHHLSEFRIGTSTLMYTLTEQAKE, encoded by the coding sequence ATGACGGTCGAATGCCCCAAGTGCGGCGCCAAGGCCACCTTCGACGAAAAGCGCTTCGTCGGCAAGAGCAAGGTGCAAGGGCGCTGCCCCAAGTGCAACCAGTCCTTCGTGGTGGCGCTGCCGGCCGCCGCCGCGACGGGGACCCCCGGCCCGCCGCCTCCTCCCGGCGACCTTCCCAAGCCACCCGCCGGCGGCGTGCCCGCGCCGTGGTCGATGAGCGCCGAAGACGGCGGCACCCGCATCAGCGTGGTGCGCAGCGACCTGCACCTGCCCGACGGCAAGGTGGTCTCGCTCTCCGTCATCGACGGCCCCTTCAAAGGCCACCTCTTCCGCCTCTCCGCGCCGCGCGTGGTGGTGGGCCGGCAGAGTTGCGACATCGTGATCGACGACCCCGAGATCTCGCGCCAGCACTGCGTGGTGGAGGTGGCGGGCAACCGCGCCACCCTTACCGACCTTAACACCACCAACGGCACCTTCGTGGAGGGCCAGCGGGTGAAGAGCCACGAGCTGCACCATCTCTCCGAGTTCCGCATCGGCACCTCCACCCTGATGTACACCCTGACCGAGCAGGCCAAGGAATAG
- a CDS encoding serine/threonine-protein kinase: MEIQRLGRYEILTEIGRGAMGRVYQARDPRIDRIVALKTISVLGATPADQEEYRRRFFREAQAAGKLAHPGIVTIYDVGEDETTHTPFIVMEYIAGRTLESVAGAGGLTVDAALDFVRQVAEALDYAHSQGIIHRDIKPANILVTEDGRAKITDFGIAKLTLSEFTLPGQVLGTPTHMSPEQLQGQPVSGRSDLFSLGVILYSLLAGEKPFAGDTVTAVTFQVVYKEPPPVTQRNPALRPVFDLVLARALAKDPGQRYPRGRDLAQDLDDLRQGRPPRWAGSGTQPGATERTVVGSAQPVAAAEQTLRAPAAEQATLVRGSTEITVAAVPPRPSLGKRLSALSRRRPVQVGAGVLVLVLIVAGWALTRGGSAASGGGGLSPGAGEAAPSNLSFHCYHEFRAADFSVWVDDDLTLIGKLSSRKHDFSQTVRVPSGRHTVRVQIKGEGFDQTREIKADFPPDGRLTIRATPDQSAGTLTLEVQ, from the coding sequence GTGGAAATCCAACGCCTGGGCCGCTACGAGATCCTGACCGAGATCGGGCGCGGAGCCATGGGCCGGGTCTACCAGGCGCGAGATCCCCGCATCGACCGCATCGTCGCGCTCAAGACCATCAGTGTGCTGGGCGCCACCCCCGCCGACCAGGAGGAGTACCGCCGGCGCTTCTTCCGCGAGGCCCAGGCCGCGGGCAAGCTCGCTCACCCCGGCATCGTCACCATCTACGACGTGGGCGAGGACGAGACCACCCACACTCCCTTCATCGTCATGGAGTACATCGCCGGGCGCACGCTGGAGAGCGTGGCCGGCGCCGGCGGCCTCACCGTGGACGCGGCTCTCGACTTCGTGCGCCAGGTCGCCGAAGCCCTCGACTACGCCCACTCCCAGGGCATCATCCACCGCGACATCAAGCCCGCGAACATCCTGGTCACCGAGGACGGCCGCGCCAAGATCACCGATTTCGGCATCGCCAAGCTCACCCTCTCCGAGTTCACCCTGCCCGGGCAGGTGCTGGGGACGCCCACGCACATGTCGCCGGAGCAGTTACAAGGACAACCGGTCAGCGGCCGCTCCGACCTCTTCTCCCTGGGTGTGATCCTCTATTCCCTGCTGGCCGGCGAGAAGCCCTTTGCCGGCGACACCGTCACCGCCGTGACCTTCCAGGTGGTGTACAAGGAGCCGCCGCCGGTGACGCAGAGGAACCCGGCGTTGCGCCCGGTGTTCGACCTGGTGCTGGCGCGCGCGCTGGCCAAGGACCCCGGGCAACGCTACCCGCGCGGCCGCGACCTGGCCCAGGACCTCGACGACCTGCGCCAGGGGCGCCCACCCCGCTGGGCCGGCTCCGGCACCCAGCCCGGCGCGACCGAGCGCACCGTGGTCGGCAGCGCCCAGCCGGTCGCGGCGGCGGAACAGACCCTGCGGGCGCCTGCGGCCGAGCAGGCCACGCTGGTCCGCGGCTCCACCGAGATCACGGTCGCAGCCGTGCCTCCGCGCCCTTCCTTGGGAAAGAGGTTGTCGGCGCTCTCCCGGAGACGCCCGGTGCAGGTCGGGGCCGGCGTGCTGGTGCTGGTGCTGATCGTGGCGGGCTGGGCGCTCACCCGCGGCGGTTCGGCGGCGAGCGGCGGCGGCGGCCTGAGCCCGGGCGCGGGCGAGGCCGCACCCTCCAACCTCTCCTTCCACTGCTATCACGAATTCCGCGCCGCCGACTTCTCCGTCTGGGTAGACGACGACCTCACCCTCATCGGCAAGCTCAGCAGCCGCAAGCACGACTTCTCGCAGACCGTGCGCGTGCCCTCCGGCCGCCACACCGTGCGCGTCCAGATCAAGGGTGAGGGCTTCGACCAGACCCGCGAGATCAAGGCCGACTTCCCGCCCGACGGCCGCTTGACCATCCGCGCCACTCCCGACCAGTCCGCCGGCACGCTCACCCTGGAAGTGCAGTAG